Proteins encoded within one genomic window of Empedobacter falsenii:
- a CDS encoding serine hydrolase: MKNILLSTITLASFTAFGQNISNQAIDQVTENAMKTFDVPGISVAVIKDGTILHSKGYGVKSLKAGEKVQSNTNFGIASNSKAFTAAALAILVDEGKIKWDDKVITHIPEFKMYNDYVTKEFTIRDLLTHRSGLGLGAGDLMVWPDGHNFTPKDIISNIQFLKPVSDFRVKYDYDNLLYIIAGVVIERTSGQSWTDFVTKRLLEPIGMTNTAANWHLVKDKKNAIDPHVPIDGKLQVIDRYTNTIFDAAAGIYSNVDDIAKWLQFNLDKGKVNGKQIISEKQMNEMITPQTLQPNRTTPPYNSLFKAYGLGWQLQDMNGKLEVSHTGGLEGIVTQTMFYPQEKLGIVILTNQQSGAAFRAISNTIKDFYLKNPSTDWVKTYDELMKKNVEEADVITDEVWKTVEANQKNKAIKFDTKSVIGTYKDNWFGDVVIYEKKGKIIFESKRSPQLTGEMSFYKDNTFAVKWYNRYFHADAFVYAEMKNGKMTGFKMKAISPLTDFSYDFQDLDFTRK, from the coding sequence ATGAAAAATATACTTTTATCAACGATTACATTAGCTTCTTTTACAGCTTTTGGACAAAATATTTCGAATCAAGCCATTGATCAAGTCACAGAAAATGCCATGAAAACTTTTGATGTTCCTGGGATATCTGTTGCGGTTATCAAAGACGGCACAATTCTGCATTCGAAAGGTTATGGAGTAAAATCGCTTAAAGCGGGAGAAAAAGTTCAGTCCAATACAAATTTTGGAATTGCTTCTAACTCAAAAGCTTTTACAGCAGCAGCTTTGGCGATTTTGGTTGATGAAGGAAAAATAAAGTGGGATGATAAAGTGATTACTCACATTCCTGAATTCAAGATGTACAACGATTATGTAACCAAAGAGTTTACAATTCGTGATTTATTAACGCATCGCAGTGGATTAGGTTTGGGAGCAGGTGATTTGATGGTTTGGCCTGATGGACATAATTTCACGCCAAAAGATATTATTTCAAATATTCAATTTTTAAAACCTGTTTCTGATTTTCGTGTCAAATATGATTACGATAATTTATTATACATCATCGCAGGAGTTGTAATTGAAAGAACTTCGGGACAATCTTGGACAGATTTTGTAACAAAAAGATTGTTGGAACCAATTGGAATGACGAATACTGCGGCGAATTGGCACTTGGTAAAAGATAAGAAAAATGCAATTGATCCGCACGTTCCGATTGATGGAAAATTACAAGTGATTGATCGTTATACGAACACCATTTTTGATGCAGCTGCAGGAATCTATTCGAATGTTGATGATATTGCAAAATGGTTGCAATTCAATTTGGATAAAGGAAAGGTTAATGGGAAACAAATTATTTCTGAAAAGCAAATGAATGAAATGATTACGCCACAAACTTTACAACCAAATCGCACAACTCCGCCTTATAATTCATTATTCAAAGCTTATGGTTTGGGATGGCAGTTGCAGGATATGAACGGAAAATTAGAAGTTTCGCATACTGGAGGATTGGAAGGAATTGTAACACAAACGATGTTTTATCCTCAAGAAAAATTAGGAATTGTGATTTTGACTAACCAACAATCAGGTGCAGCTTTCCGTGCAATTTCAAATACGATCAAAGATTTTTACTTAAAAAATCCTTCTACAGATTGGGTAAAAACCTACGATGAGTTGATGAAGAAAAATGTGGAAGAAGCCGATGTCATTACCGATGAAGTTTGGAAAACAGTTGAAGCAAATCAAAAAAATAAAGCCATCAAATTTGATACAAAAAGCGTAATCGGAACGTATAAAGACAATTGGTTTGGTGATGTTGTGATTTATGAAAAGAAAGGAAAAATAATTTTCGAATCGAAACGTTCACCTCAATTAACTGGTGAAATGTCATTTTACAAAGACAATACGTTTGCGGTAAAATGGTACAATCGTTATTTCCATGCAGACGCTTTTGTTTATGCAGAAATGAAAAATGGAAAAATGACAGGTTTCAAAATGAAAGCGATTTCTCCTTTAACAGATTTCAGTTACGATTTCCAAGATTTAGATTTTACGAGAAAATAA
- a CDS encoding acyltransferase family protein, with protein MKTSRISILDGLRVFAILIVIISHYLHKYDLHGNQFLEFVQNYGYFGVPFFFVISGFVILYSLETTNSYKDFLKKRYIRLAPGMLICSIITFSFFKFIYTGDGYTNSKSFANLLIANTFIDPHVFNLPSGTLKYYYIDGSYWSLWVEVCFYLLIGFLYFKNRENYIQNFVLICAIGFPIYFTLSSSFAHKFLEPYLSTPTLDYLKLISRCLVLFRESFWFMIGMFLYKLYHDKTDKKYILYIIICGVILVLQEKLDIGFSFLTIFTLAIYLTFIYQPKCLNFLTNPIITKIGVSSYSIYLIHSYLGSGIIEMYNHHIGRESYVIYFVMIISVILFGLFSYKYLERPISNFIKKILFK; from the coding sequence TTGAAAACTTCAAGAATATCAATCCTTGATGGATTACGCGTATTTGCAATTCTTATTGTAATTATATCTCATTATTTACATAAATACGATTTACATGGAAATCAATTTCTAGAATTTGTACAAAATTATGGTTATTTTGGAGTTCCATTTTTCTTTGTAATATCAGGATTTGTTATTTTATACTCTCTTGAAACAACAAATAGTTACAAAGATTTTTTGAAAAAAAGATATATTAGATTAGCTCCAGGAATGTTAATTTGTTCTATTATTACATTCAGTTTTTTTAAATTTATATACACTGGAGATGGTTATACTAATTCCAAATCTTTCGCAAATTTATTGATTGCAAATACCTTTATAGACCCACACGTATTTAATTTACCATCTGGAACTCTTAAATATTACTATATAGATGGATCTTATTGGAGTCTCTGGGTTGAAGTTTGTTTTTATTTATTAATAGGTTTTTTATATTTCAAAAATCGAGAAAATTATATCCAAAACTTTGTACTTATTTGTGCCATTGGCTTTCCTATCTATTTTACTTTAAGTAGTAGTTTTGCTCATAAATTTTTAGAACCATATCTAAGTACGCCAACCTTAGATTACTTAAAATTAATAAGTAGATGTTTGGTATTATTTAGAGAAAGTTTTTGGTTTATGATAGGTATGTTTTTATATAAATTATATCATGATAAAACTGATAAAAAATACATTCTATATATTATTATTTGTGGTGTTATATTAGTTTTACAAGAGAAGTTAGACATTGGTTTTTCATTTTTAACAATTTTTACTCTTGCTATTTATTTAACCTTTATATACCAACCAAAATGTCTTAATTTCTTAACAAATCCAATTATCACAAAAATCGGAGTTAGTTCCTATTCAATATACCTTATTCACAGCTATTTAGGTTCTGGTATTATCGAAATGTACAATCATCACATAGGTAGAGAATCGTATGTTATTTACTTTGTTATGATTATTTCAGTAATACTATTTGGACTTTTTAGTTATAAATATTTAGAAAGACCAATTTCAAATTTTATCAAAAAGATCTTATTTAAATAA
- a CDS encoding DMT family transporter: MKFKGYAYGLISSISYGLIPLFILPIKQANFSMDTTLFYRFFFSALIVGTYLFIKKQSFKIDVKQIPFLIILGLLYGISADALFLGYDYLTPGIASTLLFVYPLIVAIIMAVFFKERITISTIIAIVFVLAGVILLSFKEGKFELNPIGLGIVFISALGYGLYIVTVNKSKVRDIKGFTLSFYSFLFTTIYYAIKMIIHKDSFILPSLELTFNFFTFAFVTTVISSIALIYAIKNIGSTATSILGASEPVVAVAVSVMIFGEDFSLSLALGIFMIILGVTLNVIGDAYQQKRLK; this comes from the coding sequence ATGAAATTCAAAGGTTACGCATATGGGCTAATTTCGTCTATATCTTATGGATTAATTCCATTATTTATCCTACCTATAAAACAGGCAAATTTTTCGATGGATACTACATTATTCTATCGATTCTTTTTTTCTGCATTGATTGTCGGAACATATTTATTCATCAAAAAACAATCATTCAAAATAGATGTGAAACAGATTCCATTTTTAATCATTTTAGGATTATTGTACGGAATCTCAGCGGATGCTTTATTTTTAGGTTATGATTATTTAACTCCTGGAATTGCCTCCACATTATTATTCGTTTATCCGTTGATTGTTGCCATCATAATGGCTGTTTTCTTCAAAGAAAGAATTACAATTTCAACCATTATAGCCATTGTTTTTGTATTGGCTGGCGTCATTTTACTAAGTTTCAAAGAAGGAAAATTCGAGCTAAATCCAATCGGATTAGGAATTGTATTTATCAGTGCTTTGGGTTACGGATTATATATTGTGACAGTCAACAAATCGAAAGTACGAGATATAAAAGGCTTTACATTAAGCTTTTATTCTTTTCTATTTACAACGATTTATTACGCAATAAAAATGATTATTCACAAAGACTCGTTCATTTTACCATCATTAGAATTAACCTTCAACTTTTTTACATTTGCCTTTGTAACGACAGTTATTTCGAGCATCGCTTTGATTTATGCGATTAAAAATATTGGTTCTACAGCCACTTCTATTCTTGGCGCATCAGAACCTGTGGTTGCCGTTGCTGTAAGTGTTATGATATTTGGTGAAGATTTTTCGTTGAGTTTAGCTTTAGGAATTTTTATGATTATTCTAGGCGTGACTCTGAATGTAATTGGTGATGCATATCAACAAAAAAGATTAAAGTAA
- a CDS encoding CatA-like O-acetyltransferase, which translates to MKQKFNPEGWNRIEHFNMFSKMDNPYVGVVTEVECSKAYKFAKANKLSFFAVYLHCSMLAENKINEFKYRIEDDEIFVYDHLDCGTTIGRKDGTFGFALMNFTEDFDAFNAQLQEQIQSVENSVGLHIKNEEITIGLVRHSTFPWSKFTGLVQPSNFGTGESIPRIIFGKAYTQNDKMYMPVSVEANHGFVDGFHLANYLQEFENELGKY; encoded by the coding sequence ATGAAACAGAAATTTAATCCTGAAGGTTGGAATCGTATAGAGCATTTTAATATGTTCTCGAAAATGGATAATCCGTATGTCGGAGTTGTTACGGAGGTTGAATGTTCTAAAGCATACAAATTTGCCAAAGCAAATAAATTGTCTTTTTTCGCAGTCTATTTACATTGCTCGATGTTGGCAGAGAATAAGATTAATGAATTTAAATATCGTATAGAAGATGATGAAATTTTTGTGTACGATCATTTAGATTGCGGAACAACAATTGGTAGAAAAGACGGAACTTTTGGTTTTGCATTGATGAATTTTACCGAAGATTTTGATGCATTTAATGCGCAACTTCAAGAGCAAATACAAAGTGTAGAAAATTCGGTTGGTTTGCACATCAAAAATGAAGAAATTACCATTGGTTTGGTTCGTCATTCTACATTTCCATGGTCGAAATTTACGGGATTAGTGCAACCAAGTAATTTTGGAACAGGAGAATCTATTCCGCGAATTATTTTTGGAAAAGCGTATACGCAAAACGATAAAATGTATATGCCTGTTTCGGTTGAGGCGAATCATGGTTTTGTAGATGGTTTTCATTTGGCGAATTATCTGCAAGAATTTGAAAACGAATTAGGTAAATATTAG
- a CDS encoding monooxygenase, producing the protein MNFDKKVIMILIQINFDFPIQMMGENLTKNARSLAESINTEKGFISKIWIENSDTARSGGIYIFDTLENAQNYAEMHSERVKQIGATNINVEYFSINETLSSLNNGI; encoded by the coding sequence ATGAACTTTGATAAAAAAGTAATAATGATTTTAATTCAAATAAATTTTGATTTTCCTATTCAAATGATGGGAGAAAATTTAACAAAAAATGCTCGTTCATTAGCAGAAAGTATAAATACTGAAAAAGGATTCATCTCAAAAATATGGATCGAAAATTCAGACACTGCAAGAAGTGGAGGTATTTATATATTTGACACTTTAGAAAATGCTCAAAATTATGCTGAAATGCATAGCGAACGAGTAAAACAAATAGGAGCAACAAATATCAATGTTGAATACTTTTCTATAAATGAAACTCTTTCCTCACTAAATAATGGGATATAA
- a CDS encoding DUF2306 domain-containing protein, with protein MENLVKIIIYIHAFFGGIGLVAGTAVMIIKKGNSTHKKVGKIFSIGMLVSSILSLIICAFPNHHNSFLLMIGIFTIYMILIGNRILNYKRKNYSNNLDKIISGAMFITSIVMIVFGLLPLFTSNAIGLLYLIFGFLGGFMSYRDFIFYKNPENYKIWTMNHVGKMVGAYIASVTAFLVAGAGFGDNIYFWIVPSIIGTIYIFSWSKKLNKKVAVN; from the coding sequence ATGGAAAATTTAGTCAAAATCATTATTTACATTCACGCATTTTTCGGAGGAATTGGTTTGGTTGCTGGAACTGCTGTTATGATCATAAAAAAAGGAAACTCGACGCACAAAAAAGTGGGGAAAATATTTTCGATTGGTATGTTAGTCAGTTCTATTCTTTCGCTAATCATTTGTGCTTTCCCAAATCACCACAATTCTTTTCTTTTAATGATTGGTATTTTCACGATTTATATGATTTTGATCGGAAATAGAATTCTGAATTATAAACGCAAAAATTACTCGAATAATTTGGATAAAATCATTTCTGGAGCAATGTTTATCACATCTATTGTGATGATTGTTTTTGGATTACTTCCACTTTTCACAAGCAATGCAATTGGATTGTTGTATTTAATTTTTGGGTTTTTAGGAGGATTTATGTCTTATCGAGATTTTATTTTTTACAAGAATCCAGAGAATTATAAAATATGGACAATGAATCATGTTGGGAAAATGGTTGGCGCTTATATCGCTTCAGTAACAGCGTTTTTGGTTGCAGGCGCTGGATTTGGAGATAATATTTATTTTTGGATTGTACCTTCAATTATCGGAACGATTTATATTTTTTCTTGGTCAAAAAAACTAAATAAAAAAGTTGCAGTGAATTGA
- a CDS encoding DUF4260 domain-containing protein yields the protein MKNLLKLEQLAVLIFMIVLYGLLKLSWMWFAILFLAPDIFMLGYLFGNKIGAISYNFIHNYFTTIALILIGYFLHIEWCLMIGFIFSAHIAFDRYLGFGLKKYDGFKSTHLGDL from the coding sequence ATGAAAAACTTACTAAAGCTAGAACAACTTGCTGTATTAATTTTTATGATCGTTTTATATGGTCTACTAAAATTATCATGGATGTGGTTTGCAATTCTTTTTCTTGCTCCCGATATTTTTATGTTAGGTTATCTTTTTGGAAATAAGATTGGCGCAATATCCTATAATTTTATTCATAATTATTTTACGACAATTGCATTAATTCTTATTGGTTATTTTTTACATATTGAATGGTGTTTGATGATTGGATTTATATTTTCCGCTCATATTGCGTTCGATCGTTATCTAGGATTTGGTCTCAAAAAATATGATGGTTTCAAGTCCACTCATTTAGGAGATTTATAA
- a CDS encoding regulatory protein RecX: MNFSKDNQKKIYTIDEIKDKMAKYCLYQDRCHWEVEKKLRDFDLIPEAKDEILFKLIHYGFLNEERFVHSFVRGKVNQKMWGRNRLRQELKMRQIDQKLIEKAFKEEIDLDKYWNNLLHLTQKKFNLLASERESFKKINKVKAYLAYKGYEFDLMNDAIETVKTKE; encoded by the coding sequence ATGAATTTCTCTAAAGACAACCAAAAAAAGATTTATACGATTGATGAAATCAAAGATAAAATGGCAAAATATTGTCTTTATCAAGATCGTTGTCATTGGGAAGTAGAGAAAAAACTACGTGATTTTGATTTGATTCCAGAAGCGAAAGATGAGATTCTTTTTAAGTTAATTCATTACGGATTTCTGAATGAAGAACGATTTGTACATAGCTTTGTTCGAGGAAAAGTCAATCAAAAAATGTGGGGAAGAAATCGTCTTCGTCAAGAATTAAAAATGCGTCAAATTGATCAAAAATTAATTGAAAAAGCATTTAAGGAAGAAATTGATTTGGATAAATATTGGAATAATTTATTGCATTTAACACAGAAAAAGTTCAATTTATTAGCTTCTGAGCGAGAATCTTTCAAGAAAATAAACAAAGTAAAAGCATATTTAGCCTACAAAGGTTACGAGTTCGATTTGATGAATGATGCTATCGAAACAGTGAAAACAAAAGAGTAA
- a CDS encoding 2-hydroxyacid dehydrogenase encodes MKIAFFSSKPYDKTFFEAENKNYGFELNFYETHLGPHIVNAIEDEQAVCVFVNDKVNRQVIEILAKKGVKIIALRCAGFNNVDLEAAKEFGIKVCRVPAYSPEAVAEHTMAMLLTLNRKTHKAYNRVREQNFALNGLLGFNLFQKTIGIVGTGKIGKAFINIAKGFGCKIIAYDLYPDQELMNNGVEYVELDKLFKSSDIISLHCPLTPENHYMINQETIAMMKDGVTIINTSRGGLINTHEAIEALKNHKIGYLGIDVYEQEEKLFFKDLSAEIIQDDMIQRLMSFPNVLVTAHQAFFTQEALEQISEITMRSISEIKEKGSTDEVVML; translated from the coding sequence ATGAAAATAGCTTTCTTTTCGTCTAAGCCTTATGACAAAACTTTTTTTGAGGCTGAAAATAAAAATTACGGTTTTGAACTTAATTTTTATGAAACACATTTAGGTCCGCATATCGTAAACGCGATTGAAGATGAGCAGGCAGTTTGTGTGTTTGTGAATGATAAAGTGAATCGCCAAGTCATTGAAATTTTAGCAAAAAAAGGCGTTAAAATTATAGCTTTGAGATGTGCTGGTTTTAACAATGTCGATTTGGAAGCTGCGAAAGAATTTGGAATTAAAGTTTGTCGCGTTCCTGCATATTCTCCTGAGGCAGTGGCAGAGCATACAATGGCGATGTTGTTAACATTGAACCGAAAAACGCATAAAGCTTATAATCGTGTTCGTGAACAAAATTTTGCATTGAACGGTTTGCTTGGTTTCAATCTTTTTCAGAAGACAATTGGAATTGTAGGAACAGGGAAAATAGGAAAAGCTTTTATCAATATTGCGAAAGGTTTTGGATGTAAGATTATTGCGTATGATTTGTATCCAGATCAAGAATTGATGAATAATGGCGTGGAATATGTTGAGCTGGATAAGTTGTTTAAAAGCTCAGATATTATTTCGTTGCATTGTCCGTTGACGCCAGAAAATCATTACATGATTAATCAAGAAACGATTGCGATGATGAAAGATGGTGTAACGATTATTAATACGAGTAGAGGAGGATTAATCAATACACATGAAGCGATTGAAGCCTTGAAAAATCATAAAATTGGTTATTTGGGAATTGATGTTTATGAGCAAGAAGAAAAATTGTTTTTCAAAGATTTATCAGCAGAAATTATTCAGGATGATATGATTCAACGATTGATGAGTTTTCCAAATGTTTTGGTCACTGCACATCAAGCTTTTTTTACACAAGAAGCGTTGGAACAAATTTCAGAAATTACGATGCGAAGTATTTCAGAAATTAAGGAAAAAGGTTCGACAGATGAGGTTGTGATGTTATAA
- the lepA gene encoding translation elongation factor 4 gives MKNIRNFCIIAHIDHGKSTLADRLLQVTNTISDRELQNQTLDDMDLERERGITIKSHAIQMEYEKDGEKYILNLIDTPGHVDFSYEVSRSIAACEGALLIVDAAQSIQAQTISNLYLALENDLEIIPVLNKIDLPSANPEEVTDDIVDLIGCDPEDVLRVSGKTGEGVLELLHTIIEKVPAPVGDPDAPLQALIFDSVYNPFRGIEAFYKVVNGEIKKGDQVKFMATNKKYGADEIGTLKLNQVEKKVIKTGDVGYIISGIKEASEVKVGDTITLVENPASEAIDGFEEVKPMVFAGIYPVDTEDYEDLRASIEKLRLNDASLTFEAESSAALGFGFRCGFLGMLHLEIIQERLEREFNMTVITTVPNVSYEAYLEKDPEKMIPVHNPSELPDPSGLNRVEEPYIRAAIITKSEFVGPVMSLCIEKRGELQSQNYLTQHRVEMIFNMPLAEVVFDFYDRLKSISKGYASFDYAPSGMKASKLVKVDIMINGEVVDALSALIHVDNAYNIGKKMCEKLRELIPRQQFDIPIQAAIGAKIIARETIKALRKDVTAKCYGGDISRKRKLLEKQKAGKKKMRQIGRVEVPQSAFLAVLKLND, from the coding sequence ATGAAAAATATCCGTAATTTCTGTATTATCGCCCATATTGACCATGGTAAAAGTACCTTGGCCGATCGTTTATTGCAAGTAACAAACACGATTTCTGATCGCGAGTTACAAAATCAAACTTTAGACGATATGGATTTGGAACGCGAACGCGGAATCACAATTAAATCACACGCCATCCAAATGGAATATGAAAAAGATGGTGAAAAATATATTTTAAATTTAATTGACACTCCTGGTCACGTGGATTTTTCTTACGAGGTTTCTCGTTCGATTGCCGCTTGTGAAGGAGCTTTGTTAATTGTAGATGCTGCGCAAAGTATACAAGCACAAACTATTTCTAACCTTTATTTGGCTTTAGAAAATGATTTGGAAATCATTCCAGTTTTGAACAAAATCGATTTACCTTCTGCAAATCCGGAAGAAGTAACAGACGATATTGTTGATTTGATTGGTTGTGATCCCGAAGACGTTTTGCGTGTAAGTGGAAAAACAGGTGAAGGTGTGTTAGAATTGTTACACACAATTATCGAAAAAGTTCCTGCGCCAGTTGGTGATCCAGATGCACCGTTACAAGCCTTGATTTTTGACTCTGTTTATAATCCTTTCCGAGGAATTGAAGCTTTTTATAAAGTGGTAAATGGAGAAATCAAAAAAGGAGATCAAGTAAAATTCATGGCAACCAACAAAAAATATGGTGCCGATGAAATTGGAACCTTAAAACTGAATCAAGTTGAAAAGAAAGTCATTAAAACTGGTGATGTAGGTTATATTATTTCTGGAATTAAGGAAGCTTCTGAGGTAAAAGTTGGAGATACAATTACATTAGTAGAGAATCCTGCAAGCGAAGCTATTGATGGTTTTGAGGAAGTAAAACCAATGGTTTTCGCAGGTATTTATCCAGTTGACACAGAAGATTACGAAGATTTGCGTGCTTCTATTGAAAAGTTACGTTTGAATGATGCTTCATTAACTTTTGAGGCTGAATCTTCTGCTGCTTTAGGTTTCGGTTTCCGTTGTGGATTCTTAGGAATGTTACACTTAGAAATTATTCAGGAGCGTTTAGAGCGTGAGTTCAACATGACAGTAATTACGACTGTTCCTAACGTTTCGTATGAAGCTTATTTGGAGAAAGATCCAGAAAAAATGATTCCGGTTCATAATCCATCTGAATTACCAGATCCATCAGGATTAAATCGTGTTGAAGAACCATATATTCGTGCAGCAATCATTACAAAATCTGAATTCGTAGGTCCTGTAATGAGTTTATGTATTGAAAAACGTGGTGAATTACAATCTCAAAATTATTTAACTCAACATAGAGTAGAAATGATTTTCAATATGCCTTTGGCTGAAGTTGTTTTTGATTTTTATGATCGATTAAAATCTATTTCAAAAGGATATGCATCGTTTGATTATGCCCCTTCTGGAATGAAAGCTTCGAAATTGGTAAAAGTTGATATCATGATTAATGGTGAAGTTGTGGATGCTTTATCTGCCTTAATTCACGTTGATAATGCTTACAATATTGGAAAAAAAATGTGTGAGAAATTACGCGAATTAATTCCTCGTCAACAGTTTGATATTCCAATTCAGGCAGCGATTGGTGCAAAAATTATTGCGCGTGAAACAATTAAAGCGTTGCGTAAAGACGTTACGGCGAAATGTTACGGTGGTGATATTTCTCGTAAACGTAAATTATTAGAAAAGCAAAAAGCTGGTAAGAAGAAAATGCGTCAAATTGGACGTGTAGAAGTTCCACAATCTGCTTTCTTAGCTGTTTTGAAATTGAATGATTAA